A genomic stretch from Terriglobales bacterium includes:
- the moaA gene encoding GTP 3',8-cyclase MoaA translates to MATVTNPVPEQARPLFPRLMDKHGRAITDLRISITDRCNYKCVYCRTGNQGAIYAELPLAEYLRMARVFAGLGIEKVRITGGEPLLRHDVVEFVGQLSRVRTLEGEPLDLAITTNGHLLAELAQPLKQAGLRRVTVSMDAVDAQRFSRITRVPNGFEAVQAGIRAAKRAGLDPVKINCVLLRGFNDDQIVEFARFAREESVVVRFIEFMPLEEDRVWSPEIVVTLDEIVKAISAWKPLVELPHAPSETARRYTFADGIGEIGIIAPVSHPFCGHCSRVRVTSDGKIRTCLFSVFDHDLAGVMRRSSDQQMAEYIRGVINKKEARHHIGEPGFQAPSRTMVHIGG, encoded by the coding sequence TTGGCCACTGTCACCAATCCGGTGCCGGAGCAGGCGAGACCGCTGTTCCCGCGGCTGATGGACAAGCACGGACGGGCGATCACCGACCTGCGCATCTCCATCACCGACCGCTGCAATTACAAGTGCGTGTACTGCCGCACCGGGAACCAGGGGGCCATCTACGCCGAGCTGCCGCTGGCCGAATACCTGAGGATGGCGCGGGTGTTCGCCGGATTGGGGATCGAGAAGGTGCGCATCACGGGGGGCGAGCCCCTGCTGCGGCATGACGTGGTGGAGTTCGTAGGCCAGCTTTCCCGCGTGCGCACCCTCGAGGGCGAACCTCTGGACCTGGCCATCACGACCAACGGCCACCTGTTGGCCGAGCTGGCGCAACCACTCAAGCAGGCGGGCCTGCGGCGGGTGACGGTAAGCATGGACGCGGTGGACGCGCAGCGGTTCTCCCGGATCACCCGCGTGCCCAACGGTTTCGAGGCGGTGCAGGCGGGGATCCGCGCGGCCAAGCGGGCCGGGCTCGACCCGGTGAAGATCAACTGCGTGCTGCTGCGCGGCTTCAATGACGACCAGATCGTCGAATTCGCCCGCTTCGCGCGCGAAGAGTCGGTGGTGGTGCGGTTCATCGAGTTCATGCCCCTGGAAGAAGACCGGGTGTGGTCGCCGGAGATCGTGGTGACACTCGATGAGATCGTGAAGGCCATCTCCGCCTGGAAGCCGCTGGTGGAGCTGCCGCACGCACCGAGCGAGACCGCGCGGCGCTACACCTTCGCGGACGGCATCGGCGAGATCGGCATCATCGCCCCGGTGTCGCACCCCTTCTGCGGGCATTGCAGCCGGGTGCGGGTGACCTCCGACGGCAAGATCCGCACCTGCCTGTTCTCGGTCTTCGACCACGACCTGGCGGGGGTGATGCGCCGCAGCTCCGACCAGCAGATGGCGGAATACATCCGGGGCGTGATCAACAAGAAGGAAGCCCGGCACCACATCGGGGAGCCGGGATTCCAGGCTCCGTCGCGGACCATGGTGCACATCGGCGGCTAA